One genomic region from Nitrospinota bacterium encodes:
- a CDS encoding bifunctional nuclease family protein — protein sequence MVEMKVEGLVFDPVTNTPIIILKDSGGAKSLPIWVGYPEATAIALEMESVATPRPMTHDLIKNLLGSLKAKVNHITVCDLKNNTFYAIINITINGNTLEVDSRPSDAIAVALRVKAPIYVSNSVLENAKTMENAATAPEPEDEEAFKKWLHNAKPSDFGSIDQ from the coding sequence ATAGTCGAGATGAAGGTGGAAGGGCTGGTATTCGACCCTGTCACCAACACCCCCATAATTATTCTCAAGGATTCGGGCGGGGCAAAATCCCTGCCTATATGGGTTGGCTATCCTGAAGCCACGGCCATAGCGCTGGAGATGGAGTCTGTGGCCACGCCACGGCCCATGACGCACGACCTTATCAAAAACCTTTTGGGTTCGCTGAAAGCCAAGGTGAACCACATCACCGTGTGCGACCTGAAGAACAACACGTTCTACGCCATCATAAACATCACTATTAATGGCAATACTCTGGAGGTGGATTCGCGCCCGTCGGACGCCATAGCGGTAGCCTTGCGGGTGAAAGCGCCCATATACGTTTCCAACAGCGTTCTGGAAAACGCAAAGACCATGGAAAACGCCGCTACGGCGCCGGAACCGGAAGATGAGGAAGCGTTCAAAAAATGGCTACACAACGCCAAACCATCGGACTTCGGAAGTATAGACCAATAA
- a CDS encoding diguanylate cyclase: MAEPAQDISKSFELFDYMPLGVFALNSEMEVVFWNLMLEMWTGIPRHEITGRSILFFYPHLKQPKYLQRIKDVFSGSPSAVFSSLLHKYIIPVKLDDSSFRTQQANVSSITGRDGKTYALFSVQDVTELSNRIADYKKMRDQALHEVEERKKAEEKLKLAATVFENTAEAIMILGRSGEIDSVNHAFSVITGYEPMDALGREFRELLISDRHDSTFMAEFWSILIETGRWKGEIWARHKNGRVFPIEVSLNVIIGESGQISHFAAIFDDITQRKRTEELLTSMSYNDDLTGVANRRHFNERLNEEWSRAGRKHYDVSLILLDIDYFKLYNDTYGHQAGDECLKMVAHTLSGLVKRAGELLARYGGEEFAIIAPDSDQDSTLALSEKLRYAIESLDIAHKRSPYGKVTISLGFATLAANTGFTESDLIRLADEALYRAKGGGRNRVEQ, encoded by the coding sequence ATGGCCGAGCCAGCCCAGGACATAAGCAAGTCTTTCGAGCTTTTCGATTATATGCCTCTGGGGGTTTTCGCCCTGAACAGCGAGATGGAGGTGGTTTTCTGGAACCTGATGCTGGAGATGTGGACGGGCATTCCCCGCCACGAAATAACCGGCCGGAGCATCCTTTTTTTCTACCCCCATTTAAAACAGCCCAAGTACCTCCAGAGGATTAAAGATGTTTTCTCGGGTTCACCATCCGCCGTGTTCTCATCTTTGCTCCATAAATACATAATCCCGGTAAAGCTGGATGACAGCTCTTTCAGGACTCAACAGGCCAATGTATCCTCCATCACCGGCCGGGACGGAAAAACATACGCGCTGTTCTCGGTTCAGGATGTTACCGAGCTGTCCAACCGGATAGCCGATTACAAAAAAATGCGGGACCAGGCGTTGCATGAAGTGGAAGAGCGCAAAAAGGCGGAGGAGAAACTGAAACTTGCCGCCACCGTGTTCGAGAACACCGCCGAGGCAATAATGATATTGGGCCGGAGCGGGGAGATAGACTCGGTGAACCACGCTTTCTCCGTTATAACCGGATATGAGCCTATGGATGCGTTGGGGCGGGAGTTCCGGGAACTGCTTATATCAGACCGGCACGATTCCACTTTTATGGCAGAGTTCTGGTCGATCCTCATCGAGACGGGCCGGTGGAAAGGGGAGATTTGGGCGCGGCACAAAAACGGCCGGGTGTTTCCCATCGAGGTGTCTTTGAACGTGATCATCGGCGAGTCGGGCCAAATATCACATTTTGCCGCCATATTCGACGACATTACCCAGAGAAAACGGACTGAAGAACTGCTCACCAGCATGTCTTACAACGATGACCTTACAGGAGTGGCCAACCGGCGCCATTTCAACGAGCGGTTGAATGAAGAATGGAGCCGCGCAGGCCGGAAGCATTATGATGTGTCGCTGATACTGCTGGATATCGACTATTTCAAGTTGTACAACGACACTTATGGCCACCAGGCCGGCGACGAATGTTTGAAGATGGTGGCGCACACCCTTTCAGGGCTGGTAAAAAGAGCCGGTGAACTTTTGGCCAGGTATGGCGGCGAGGAGTTCGCCATTATCGCCCCGGACAGCGATCAGGATAGTACGCTGGCCTTGTCTGAAAAACTTCGCTACGCAATAGAATCTTTGGATATTGCTCACAAACGGTCGCCTTATGGCAAAGTTACCATAAGTCTTGGTTTTGCGACCCTGGCCGCAAATACAGGTTTCACCGAAAGCGATTTGATCCGGTTAGCCGACGAGGCCCTATATCGGGCCAAGGGCGGCGGCCGCAACAGGGTTGAGCAATAA
- a CDS encoding response regulator, whose amino-acid sequence MAQILVVDDSAFQRSILKKVIESAGHSVIEAPNGREGIEKATALKPGLITMDLLMPDMSGQETLMEMNKLGLKIPTVIISADIQESTKKDCMNLGAVGFINKPLQGPSIEALINLIRCYL is encoded by the coding sequence GTGGCCCAGATCCTAGTAGTTGACGATTCCGCGTTTCAAAGATCCATTTTGAAAAAAGTCATCGAATCCGCCGGGCATTCGGTTATAGAGGCGCCCAACGGCAGGGAAGGTATAGAAAAGGCCACGGCCTTAAAACCAGGCTTGATAACCATGGATCTTTTAATGCCTGATATGTCCGGGCAGGAAACATTGATGGAGATGAATAAGCTGGGGTTGAAAATCCCCACGGTCATCATTTCCGCCGACATACAGGAATCCACCAAAAAAGATTGCATGAACCTTGGCGCGGTAGGGTTTATTAATAAGCCGTTGCAGGGGCCATCCATAGAAGCGCTAATAAACCTTATCCGTTGTTACCTTTGA
- a CDS encoding cupin domain-containing protein, translating into MNILRWDEREDGPFSKDSLKTKLVSLGFAPVEYVYPPGLVFPPHIHHYDKMAAVVSGHFKFTMGGNSVILTTGEAIFVPAMELHSAEVAGNEAVVSLDAEKV; encoded by the coding sequence ATGAATATCCTCCGCTGGGATGAGAGGGAAGACGGCCCTTTTTCCAAAGACTCGTTAAAAACAAAACTCGTCAGCCTGGGATTCGCGCCGGTGGAATATGTTTACCCTCCCGGCCTTGTTTTCCCGCCCCACATTCATCATTACGACAAAATGGCCGCAGTGGTTTCGGGCCATTTTAAATTCACCATGGGCGGGAACTCCGTTATCCTCACCACCGGCGAGGCCATTTTTGTGCCCGCCATGGAACTGCACAGCGCGGAAGTGGCGGGTAACGAAGCCGTGGTAAGCCTGGACGCGGAGAAGGTTTAA
- a CDS encoding DNA gyrase subunit B — MTANDYSAKHIEVLEGLEPVRVRPGMYIGGTDLTGLHHLVWEAMDNAVDEAINGYCQHIVVTVKADGSISVEDDGRGIPVDNHPKFNRPALEIIMTTLHSGAKFSNKSYSASGGLHGVGISVVNALSEHLDVTVCKDGYEWNQQFSRGKPLGKLKRVGDTRKKGSKITFKPDPQIFSKTTFSKKLIADRAETKAFLNSGLTITVVDERDNTSEKFHYENGIRDFLKKLLEGRKPIGSNYFYHNQKNGMQIEVALQWTENTENVVYSYANSVFTSDGGTHEAGLRNALTKILRSHIERTAPKGKAPAITTDDVREGLTAVISIFLSNPQFQGQTKEKLNNPEAQAAVEAMVRTAFERYLLENPSSAESIISRVILAAQARMASRSAKEAVMRKTPISHRLTLPGKLADCSSTDPAMCELFLVEGDSAGGSSKQARDRRIQAVLPLRGKILNVENATPEKLANNNEIKALTTTIGAGIGDSFDYSKLRYEKIIIMTDADVDGAHISALLLTFFYRYMPQLIDKGNVYLAQPPLYRIELGKTVKYAQDDEEKATILIMAPKNVKPELHRYKGLGEMPMQILKETTMDPNRRKLLKVSIQDAETVEDTVTRLMGKDASARYDFIKENSAAFVNAGGELDI; from the coding sequence CTGTCCGGGTTCGCCCAGGTATGTATATAGGCGGTACGGACCTTACGGGTCTGCACCACCTGGTATGGGAAGCCATGGACAACGCCGTGGACGAGGCCATCAACGGTTATTGCCAACACATCGTCGTAACCGTCAAGGCCGATGGCTCCATATCCGTGGAGGACGATGGGCGGGGTATCCCGGTGGACAACCACCCCAAGTTCAACCGCCCGGCGCTGGAAATAATCATGACCACCCTCCACTCTGGCGCGAAGTTTTCAAACAAGAGCTACTCCGCTTCCGGCGGTTTGCACGGCGTGGGCATTTCGGTAGTTAATGCGCTTTCTGAGCATCTGGATGTAACTGTTTGTAAAGATGGGTATGAATGGAACCAGCAATTCTCTCGCGGAAAGCCCCTTGGAAAGCTGAAAAGAGTAGGGGACACGCGGAAAAAAGGTTCAAAAATTACTTTTAAACCAGACCCGCAAATATTTAGTAAAACTACGTTTAGCAAGAAGCTGATAGCAGATAGAGCCGAAACGAAGGCTTTCCTGAATTCCGGCCTCACTATTACAGTGGTGGATGAACGGGACAACACCAGCGAAAAGTTCCATTATGAGAATGGGATACGGGACTTTTTAAAGAAACTGCTTGAAGGCAGGAAACCCATTGGCAGTAACTACTTCTATCACAACCAGAAGAACGGGATGCAGATAGAGGTGGCCTTGCAATGGACTGAGAACACGGAGAACGTAGTTTATTCCTACGCCAATTCCGTGTTCACATCCGATGGTGGAACCCATGAGGCGGGGTTGCGGAATGCCCTTACGAAGATACTCCGGAGCCATATCGAAAGGACTGCCCCCAAAGGTAAGGCGCCAGCAATTACCACCGATGATGTGCGGGAAGGGTTAACAGCTGTAATCTCCATATTCCTCTCAAACCCGCAGTTCCAAGGGCAAACCAAGGAGAAGCTGAACAATCCCGAGGCACAAGCCGCTGTGGAAGCCATGGTGCGGACAGCGTTTGAGCGTTACTTGCTGGAAAACCCCTCGTCGGCGGAATCCATCATAAGCCGGGTGATATTGGCCGCCCAGGCGCGGATGGCGTCCCGCTCCGCCAAAGAGGCGGTTATGCGGAAAACCCCAATAAGTCATAGGCTTACTTTGCCCGGAAAATTGGCGGACTGCTCGTCCACAGACCCGGCCATGTGCGAGCTTTTCCTGGTGGAAGGGGATTCCGCCGGTGGCTCATCCAAACAGGCGCGGGATCGGCGCATCCAGGCCGTGCTACCCTTGCGGGGTAAAATCCTGAACGTGGAGAACGCCACCCCGGAAAAATTAGCCAATAACAATGAAATCAAAGCGTTAACTACAACCATAGGCGCGGGCATAGGCGACTCGTTCGATTACTCCAAACTGCGTTATGAGAAGATAATCATAATGACCGATGCCGATGTGGACGGGGCTCACATAAGCGCGCTACTGCTCACGTTCTTTTACCGCTACATGCCGCAACTTATTGATAAAGGTAATGTTTATCTCGCTCAACCACCTCTGTACCGGATAGAACTGGGAAAGACTGTTAAGTACGCCCAGGACGATGAAGAAAAGGCCACCATCCTGATCATGGCGCCTAAAAACGTAAAGCCGGAGCTTCACCGGTATAAGGGTCTTGGCGAGATGCCTATGCAAATACTAAAAGAAACCACAATGGATCCAAACCGCCGCAAGTTATTGAAAGTTTCTATTCAAGACGCCGAGACCGTCGAGGATACGGTTACCAGGCTGATGGGGAAAGACGCTTCGGCCAGATATGATTTTATAAAAGAGAATTCCGCCGCATTTGTAAACGCCGGTGGTGAGCTGGATATTTAA
- a CDS encoding tautomerase family protein, whose amino-acid sequence MPIIRIEMFEGRPDEIKKELLMKVTTAAAEVLKIPAEHFTCIITDVPRKHWARGGVPFSEVELQFASQIMDRSFTSLALRSG is encoded by the coding sequence ATGCCGATTATCCGTATCGAGATGTTCGAAGGCCGGCCCGACGAAATTAAAAAAGAGCTGTTGATGAAAGTAACCACGGCGGCGGCCGAGGTTTTAAAAATTCCCGCCGAGCATTTCACCTGCATAATCACCGATGTGCCCAGAAAACATTGGGCCCGTGGTGGTGTGCCTTTTTCAGAAGTCGAACTTCAGTTTGCATCTCAAATAATGGACAGATCCTTCACTTCGCTTGCGCTTCGCTCAGGATGA
- a CDS encoding chemotaxis protein CheX codes for MNAPLSPQHLDALTEIVNIGVGRAANVLNEMVGSPIQLKVPSVKVVDPAGILDELRSHIGLRAACVNMPFQGSLTGLASMVFPPESAVKLVSLLTGEEITGVEMDSLMVETLNEISNIVINSVIGQISNMMRQKIYYSIPTFHGGKVEDILTHSLYKNGRIIIANAEFQVKAHNIQGNIMLVFEIASFESLISAIASEIQ; via the coding sequence ATGAACGCTCCTCTTTCCCCCCAACATCTGGACGCCCTGACCGAGATAGTGAACATCGGCGTTGGCAGGGCGGCCAACGTGCTCAACGAGATGGTGGGAAGCCCTATCCAGCTAAAAGTGCCTTCGGTAAAAGTGGTGGATCCCGCCGGGATCCTGGATGAGTTGAGGAGCCACATAGGATTACGGGCCGCATGCGTAAACATGCCGTTCCAGGGGTCGCTCACCGGGCTGGCCTCCATGGTGTTCCCGCCGGAGAGCGCCGTCAAGCTTGTGTCCTTGCTCACAGGGGAGGAGATAACCGGGGTTGAGATGGATTCGTTGATGGTGGAGACGCTCAACGAGATAAGCAACATCGTGATCAACTCCGTGATCGGCCAGATAAGCAACATGATGCGCCAGAAAATATATTACTCTATCCCCACTTTCCACGGGGGGAAGGTGGAAGATATATTGACCCACAGCCTTTACAAGAACGGCAGGATAATCATCGCCAACGCCGAGTTCCAGGTGAAGGCCCACAACATACAAGGCAACATCATGCTGGTGTTCGAGATAGCGTCGTTTGAAAGCCTGATAAGCGCCATAGCCAGCGAGATCCAGTAG